Proteins encoded together in one Methanobacterium bryantii window:
- the alaS gene encoding alanine--tRNA ligase: MITMSRQLEELGFTKKTCITCGNDFWSIGDRKTCGDAPCDEYTFIGNPATDKKYDLYEIQKAFKEFFAQHGHTPIKRYPVLAKRWRDDVFLVGASIYDFQPWVTSGAVEPPANPLVIAQPSIRLNDVDNVGRTGRHMTCFTMGAHHAFNTDKEQIYWEDETVKYCHDFIKSIGINPEEITYIESWWKGGGNAGPCYEICVRGVELATLVFIKYKTLPDGKLEEIPLTVVDTGYGLERFAWISQGTPTAYDASFGPVIQTLKELSGVEVDERILAENAQVAGMMDIETFADLRELRSKVADRLNISLDDLERATKPMEAIYVIADHTRCLAFMLADGVIPSNVKEGYLARLVLRRTIRFIKELGLKESLADIMKIQLDFLSKTYPEIRQSQDHIINVINLEDKRYDKTVSKGRELVKRSIKKLRKKNKTEMPFETLKELYESHGIPPETTKEISEKMEFEVKVPDNFYTLVAAEHEEEVQEEKAEIELEFPATDLLFYQKPFDTQFEAHVLGTYENNVILDQTVFYPEGGGQPSDIGYLEIRGEKIKVLHAEKVNNTVLHRVAEDDIEKVHPYKGQVITGQIDISRRMALTRNHTATHLIVAAARKILGDHIWQAGAQKGVKKSRIDLTHYKRIEPGELQEIELLANKFVMENRPVLTNWMARAEAEKKYGFILYQGGIVPGMDIRTVLVDGIDVQACAGTHCNQTGDIGLIKITKTERIQDGVERIEFSAGEAAVEAAQRNDNILKESSDVFKVTSEQLPKTCDRFFNEWKSFKNEIDKLKGEIASLKTEGILNKTEKIGDLVVLSEIIDSDMNELIKMATDLTEKQGKVDVVLLGSSEGKIVGAVSKKALESGIKINGIIKDAAAVLGGGGGGRPNLAQGAGPKAEKMQEALDFAVTELKKI, from the coding sequence ATGATTACTATGTCTCGCCAACTTGAAGAACTAGGATTTACTAAAAAAACTTGTATTACCTGTGGAAACGATTTCTGGTCAATTGGGGATAGAAAGACATGTGGGGACGCACCCTGCGATGAATATACATTTATTGGAAATCCTGCCACAGATAAAAAATATGATCTTTACGAAATTCAAAAAGCTTTTAAGGAATTTTTTGCCCAACATGGACATACACCTATAAAGAGATATCCTGTTCTTGCAAAGCGGTGGAGAGATGATGTTTTTTTAGTAGGGGCATCAATTTACGACTTTCAACCATGGGTAACGTCAGGAGCTGTAGAACCACCTGCAAACCCTCTGGTAATTGCACAACCATCAATAAGACTTAACGATGTGGATAATGTCGGAAGGACCGGCAGACACATGACATGTTTTACAATGGGTGCACATCATGCTTTTAACACGGATAAAGAACAGATTTACTGGGAAGATGAAACAGTAAAATACTGTCATGACTTCATTAAATCTATTGGAATCAACCCTGAGGAAATTACTTACATTGAATCATGGTGGAAAGGTGGAGGAAACGCCGGACCATGTTATGAAATTTGTGTCAGGGGAGTAGAACTCGCAACACTTGTTTTTATTAAATATAAAACTTTACCTGATGGAAAACTTGAAGAAATTCCACTTACAGTTGTAGATACTGGATACGGGCTTGAAAGATTTGCATGGATATCTCAGGGAACACCAACTGCATACGATGCTTCATTTGGACCTGTAATACAGACATTAAAGGAACTATCTGGTGTTGAAGTTGATGAGAGAATTTTAGCAGAGAATGCTCAAGTTGCAGGTATGATGGACATTGAAACATTTGCAGACCTGAGAGAATTAAGGTCAAAAGTTGCAGATAGACTTAATATATCTTTAGATGACCTTGAAAGGGCTACAAAACCAATGGAAGCTATTTATGTAATTGCAGACCATACAAGATGCCTCGCATTCATGCTCGCTGATGGTGTAATTCCTTCCAATGTTAAAGAAGGATATCTTGCAAGACTTGTCCTGAGGAGAACAATTCGTTTCATAAAAGAGCTGGGATTAAAAGAGTCCCTGGCAGATATAATGAAAATACAGCTTGATTTCCTGTCTAAGACCTATCCTGAAATCAGGCAAAGTCAAGATCATATAATTAATGTAATTAATTTAGAGGATAAACGGTACGATAAAACTGTTTCAAAAGGCAGAGAACTTGTTAAAAGAAGCATTAAAAAACTCAGGAAAAAGAATAAAACTGAGATGCCGTTTGAGACACTTAAAGAGCTTTATGAATCCCATGGAATTCCTCCGGAAACTACCAAGGAAATCTCTGAAAAGATGGAATTTGAGGTAAAAGTACCTGATAATTTCTATACATTGGTAGCTGCTGAGCATGAAGAAGAAGTTCAGGAAGAAAAAGCTGAAATTGAGCTTGAGTTCCCAGCCACTGATTTATTGTTCTACCAGAAGCCGTTTGATACACAGTTCGAGGCGCATGTGCTTGGGACCTATGAAAATAATGTAATACTGGACCAGACTGTGTTTTATCCTGAAGGTGGAGGTCAGCCTTCTGATATTGGATATCTGGAGATCCGCGGCGAAAAAATAAAGGTTTTGCACGCTGAAAAAGTTAACAACACCGTTTTACACAGGGTGGCTGAGGATGATATTGAAAAAGTGCATCCTTACAAAGGTCAGGTAATCACTGGTCAAATTGATATCTCAAGGAGGATGGCTTTAACAAGAAACCACACTGCAACTCACTTAATCGTTGCAGCAGCAAGAAAGATTCTTGGGGACCATATCTGGCAGGCTGGAGCTCAGAAAGGCGTTAAAAAGTCAAGGATCGACCTTACTCATTATAAACGAATAGAACCTGGAGAACTTCAGGAGATTGAGCTGCTGGCAAATAAATTCGTCATGGAAAACCGTCCCGTGCTTACAAACTGGATGGCAAGGGCAGAAGCCGAGAAAAAATATGGATTTATATTATATCAGGGCGGAATTGTCCCTGGAATGGACATAAGGACAGTTTTAGTTGACGGAATTGACGTGCAGGCATGTGCAGGAACACACTGTAACCAAACTGGAGATATTGGGCTTATAAAAATAACCAAGACTGAAAGAATTCAAGACGGCGTAGAGCGGATTGAATTTTCAGCAGGTGAAGCTGCAGTTGAAGCAGCACAGCGTAACGATAATATCTTAAAAGAAAGTTCAGATGTATTCAAAGTCACATCAGAGCAACTTCCTAAAACCTGTGATAGATTTTTCAATGAGTGGAAGTCCTTTAAAAATGAAATTGATAAACTTAAAGGGGAAATTGCATCACTTAAAACCGAGGGAATTTTAAACAAAACTGAAAAAATCGGTGATTTAGTTGTTTTAAGTGAAATAATTGATTCTGACATGAACGAACTTATAAAAATGGCAACTGATTTAACAGAAAAACAGGGAAAAGTTGATGTTGTGCTTCTTGGAAGCAGCGAAGGTAAGATAGTTGGTGCAGTTTCTAAAAAAGCGCTTGAAAGCGGTATCAAAATTAATGGCATCATTAAAGATGCTGCCGCAGTTCTCGGCGGCGGCGGCGGCGGAAGGCCAAACCTTGCCCAGGGTGCAGGGCCAAAAGCTGAAAAAATGCAGGAAGCGCTTGAT
- a CDS encoding 50S ribosomal protein L10, producing MAHVANWKKDEVNNLKELINGHSVVGMANLADIPAPQLQKMRRTLKEDATVKMSRKTLMSLALSESQKSNIDALGEHMDGQPALIFTNMNPFKLFKILEASKTPAPAKAGSIAPADIVVPKGDTAFKPGPILGELQKVGIPAKIDKGKIVITKDKVVVAEGEVVSREIAGILTRLDIHPMEVGIDLVAAYEDQTVYTSDLLTIDESKTISDIQTAFSQALNLSVNASIYNKVAMPYIIQNAASKSMNLALNAEILTSKTTDLLLSKAYLQMLALASEIASKNEEALDDELLDKLKSRPQAVEVKSEEKEEDEDEEEDEEEKEEDAAAGLGALFG from the coding sequence ATGGCTCATGTTGCTAATTGGAAAAAGGACGAGGTAAATAACCTTAAAGAACTGATTAACGGCCATAGTGTAGTAGGTATGGCTAATTTAGCAGATATACCAGCTCCTCAACTCCAAAAGATGAGAAGAACCTTAAAAGAGGACGCAACTGTAAAAATGTCAAGAAAGACATTGATGAGCCTTGCTTTAAGTGAATCTCAAAAATCTAATATAGATGCTCTCGGAGAACATATGGACGGGCAACCTGCATTAATCTTTACAAATATGAATCCATTTAAGCTTTTTAAGATTCTTGAAGCTAGTAAGACTCCTGCTCCTGCAAAGGCTGGAAGTATTGCCCCTGCAGACATTGTAGTACCTAAAGGTGACACAGCTTTCAAACCAGGCCCTATTCTTGGGGAACTTCAAAAAGTCGGTATTCCTGCAAAAATTGATAAAGGAAAAATCGTCATAACCAAGGATAAGGTTGTTGTAGCTGAAGGGGAAGTAGTTTCCAGGGAGATAGCAGGTATTCTTACAAGACTTGATATCCATCCAATGGAAGTTGGAATTGATTTAGTAGCAGCATATGAAGATCAAACAGTATACACATCTGATCTTTTAACAATTGATGAGAGTAAAACCATATCTGATATACAGACTGCATTCTCTCAAGCATTGAACTTATCAGTAAATGCTTCAATATACAACAAAGTGGCTATGCCATATATAATACAGAATGCTGCAAGCAAGTCAATGAATCTAGCATTAAATGCAGAAATTCTCACATCAAAAACAACAGACTTACTGTTATCCAAGGCTTACTTACAAATGTTAGCACTGGCATCTGAAATAGCTAGCAAAAATGAAGAAGCACTTGATGATGAACTTCTGGACAAACTGAAATCACGCCCACAGGCTGTTGAAGTTAAATCAGAAGAAAAAGAAGAAGATGAAGACGAAGAAGAAGATGAAGAAGAAAAAGAAGAAGATGCCGCAGCAGGGTTAGGTGCCTTGTTTGGTTAA
- a CDS encoding 50S ribosomal protein L1 — protein MNQEIVEAVKKAKEESKPRNFTQSIDVVINIKDLDVKKPENRFDEEVFLPNGRGKGIKIAVIADGELAILAENAGADLVISKADLEELGKDRKQAKKMASQYTFFVAQADMMPQVGRFLGPVLGPRKKMPKPVPATVKPDPILERLSNTVKVRIKDQPVIQAIVGSQDMDDELIADNVEAVLGVLDRNLEKGRNQIKSMYVKTTMGPVTRVI, from the coding sequence ATGAATCAAGAGATAGTGGAAGCAGTGAAGAAGGCTAAGGAAGAATCCAAGCCGAGAAACTTCACACAGTCTATCGATGTTGTTATAAACATCAAAGATTTAGACGTGAAAAAACCAGAAAACAGATTTGATGAAGAAGTCTTCCTTCCAAATGGACGCGGTAAAGGCATTAAAATTGCCGTTATAGCAGATGGTGAACTGGCAATTCTAGCAGAAAATGCCGGTGCAGACCTTGTAATCAGCAAAGCTGATTTAGAAGAGCTGGGAAAAGACCGGAAACAGGCCAAAAAAATGGCCAGTCAATACACATTTTTTGTTGCACAGGCAGATATGATGCCACAAGTTGGTAGATTTTTAGGACCAGTTCTTGGGCCTAGGAAAAAAATGCCAAAACCAGTTCCAGCTACTGTAAAACCAGATCCTATATTGGAAAGGCTTTCTAATACTGTAAAAGTAAGAATAAAAGATCAGCCAGTTATTCAGGCGATTGTAGGTTCACAAGATATGGACGATGAACTGATTGCGGATAATGTAGAAGCTGTGCTTGGCGTATTGGACAGGAACCTTGAAAAAGGAAGAAACCAAATAAAATCCATGTATGTTAAAACAACCATGGGTCCAGTAACGAGGGTGATCTAA
- a CDS encoding 50S ribosomal protein L11: MAKETVEILIEGGKATPGPPLGPAIGPLGINMMQVVEQINEKTSDFDGMKVPVKVIVDIGTKAFEIEVGTPPTTALIKDELNIEKGSQDPGLDKVADLSIEQALKVARMKFSALLSNDYKMATKEVVGTCVSMGLTVEGKDPKTVQKEIDEGIYDDKLL, translated from the coding sequence ATGGCAAAAGAAACCGTAGAAATTCTCATTGAAGGCGGAAAAGCAACACCAGGACCACCATTAGGACCTGCAATAGGACCGCTTGGTATTAACATGATGCAAGTTGTTGAACAGATAAACGAAAAAACTTCAGATTTTGATGGAATGAAAGTTCCAGTAAAAGTAATTGTAGACATTGGAACTAAAGCATTTGAAATTGAAGTAGGTACACCTCCAACAACAGCACTTATAAAGGATGAACTTAATATTGAAAAGGGTTCTCAAGATCCTGGACTTGATAAAGTTGCTGATCTATCCATAGAGCAAGCATTAAAAGTAGCCAGAATGAAATTTAGCGCGTTACTTTCAAACGATTACAAAATGGCTACAAAAGAAGTTGTAGGAACCTGTGTAAGTATGGGTTTAACTGTAGAAGGAAAGGATCCTAAAACAGTTCAAAAAGAAATCGATGAAGGTATTTACGACGATAAATTATTATAA
- a CDS encoding transcription elongation factor Spt5 has product MIYAFRTLVGQEKNVARLLARNIRNSDIDVTSILVPDTLKGYILVETPSKVDMQDPAFKVPNLRGSVEGEISFEEIKTFLNPEPVLASVKKGSIVELISGPFKDEKAKVVRIDESKEEVVLELIEAAIPIPVTVKGDQIRLIQKEAD; this is encoded by the coding sequence TTGATATATGCATTTAGAACCCTTGTGGGACAAGAAAAAAACGTTGCAAGGCTGCTTGCAAGAAATATTAGAAACAGTGATATAGACGTAACTTCAATACTTGTTCCAGATACTTTAAAAGGTTATATACTAGTAGAAACTCCTTCAAAAGTAGATATGCAGGATCCCGCATTTAAAGTTCCAAATTTAAGGGGATCAGTTGAAGGTGAAATATCCTTTGAAGAGATAAAAACATTTTTAAACCCAGAACCGGTACTTGCCTCTGTTAAAAAAGGAAGTATTGTAGAGCTTATATCTGGTCCTTTTAAAGATGAAAAAGCTAAAGTAGTTAGAATAGATGAATCCAAGGAAGAAGTAGTTTTAGAACTTATTGAAGCTGCGATTCCAATCCCAGTTACGGTCAAAGGTGACCAAATTAGATTAATACAGAAGGAGGCAGATTAA
- a CDS encoding protein translocase SEC61 complex subunit gamma, whose product MNLNKESITQALKQYRRVLYISKRPERDEYINVAKITGIGIIIIGVIGFVITLVAQLISQT is encoded by the coding sequence ATGAATTTGAATAAAGAATCTATTACCCAAGCTTTAAAACAATACAGAAGAGTTTTATACATATCCAAAAGGCCAGAACGTGATGAATATATAAACGTGGCAAAGATAACTGGAATTGGAATTATAATCATAGGGGTCATAGGTTTTGTAATAACTCTTGTGGCTCAGTTAATTAGTCAAACATAA
- the ftsZ gene encoding cell division protein FtsZ: MKSLINSTLKESEVRRERTPSDIQNNFDISDINSDLKDIIEQSKAKIFVVGTGGAGNNTVSRLMEIGIEGADTISVNTDAQDLFYSNSHQKILIGKGTCGGLGAGGIPEIGEESAEESEEQIKERLEGADMVFVTCGLGGGTGTGSAPVIAKLAKKIGALTIAVATMPFSAEGLRRRENAEKGLEKLQSNADTVIVVPNDKLLEVAPNLPINKAFMVTDELLGRAVKGITELITKPGLVSLDFADIRSIMQGSGMAMIGMGESESGDRAIESVHEALNSPLLDLDISNAKGALINISGSSDMTLHEAEKIVQIVADELDPDANIIWGTQIQEDLQNIIRTTIVVAGVKSPHIYGAPAEREYLEEESKDSVHESALEEFIDGVF; this comes from the coding sequence TTGAAATCTCTTATAAATAGTACCTTAAAAGAATCTGAAGTGAGAAGGGAGAGAACACCAAGTGATATCCAGAATAACTTCGATATATCAGACATCAACAGTGACCTCAAAGACATTATAGAACAGAGTAAAGCAAAAATATTTGTTGTTGGAACTGGAGGGGCTGGAAATAATACAGTTTCAAGACTTATGGAAATAGGAATCGAAGGCGCAGATACTATTTCAGTAAATACAGATGCACAGGACTTATTCTACTCAAATTCTCATCAAAAGATACTCATAGGTAAAGGAACATGTGGAGGATTAGGCGCTGGCGGTATACCTGAAATAGGTGAAGAAAGTGCTGAAGAAAGTGAAGAACAGATAAAAGAAAGGTTAGAAGGAGCCGACATGGTTTTTGTAACCTGTGGGCTTGGTGGAGGTACTGGAACAGGATCTGCTCCAGTAATTGCGAAGTTAGCCAAAAAAATTGGTGCATTAACTATTGCAGTCGCTACAATGCCTTTCAGTGCTGAAGGACTCAGACGACGAGAAAATGCTGAAAAAGGACTTGAAAAGCTGCAGAGTAATGCAGATACGGTAATTGTTGTACCTAATGATAAATTACTGGAAGTTGCACCAAATCTGCCTATAAACAAAGCTTTCATGGTTACAGATGAACTCTTAGGAAGAGCTGTTAAAGGAATAACAGAGCTCATAACTAAACCTGGTCTTGTAAGTCTTGACTTTGCAGATATACGAAGTATAATGCAGGGTTCTGGAATGGCAATGATTGGTATGGGCGAATCTGAATCTGGCGATAGGGCAATTGAATCTGTTCATGAGGCATTAAACAGTCCATTACTTGATCTGGATATTTCAAATGCTAAGGGTGCATTGATAAACATATCTGGAAGTTCAGATATGACATTACACGAAGCTGAAAAGATTGTTCAGATAGTGGCTGATGAACTTGATCCAGATGCAAACATAATCTGGGGTACACAGATACAGGAAGACCTTCAAAATATCATCAGGACAACTATAGTAGTAGCTGGAGTAAAATCTCCTCACATATATGGTGCGCCTGCTGAACGCGAGTATCTGGAAGAAGAAAGCAAAGATTCTGTGCATGAATCTGCTTTAGAAGAGTTTATAGATGGTGTTTTTTAA
- a CDS encoding pyruvate kinase alpha/beta domain-containing protein, which produces MEKSIYYFESPGEQNTDKLVEVVKQRKEELGIKNVVVASVSGKTALKLKEAMDDVNIVSITHHAGFKEKGKLEISEEDKSKLVEKGITFYTGSHALSGVGRGISNKFGGVTPVEIIAGTLRLFGQGIKVCVEVTIMAADAGLIPINSEIIAIGGTARGADAAVVLEPAHMNNFFDLKIKEIIAMPRS; this is translated from the coding sequence ATGGAAAAGAGCATTTATTATTTTGAAAGCCCTGGTGAACAAAATACAGATAAACTGGTAGAAGTTGTAAAACAGAGAAAAGAAGAATTAGGCATAAAAAATGTTGTAGTTGCCTCCGTATCTGGCAAAACCGCACTTAAACTAAAAGAAGCGATGGATGATGTAAATATAGTAAGTATAACCCACCATGCAGGATTTAAAGAAAAAGGAAAACTGGAAATATCTGAAGAAGACAAAAGTAAGCTTGTAGAAAAAGGTATAACATTTTACACAGGATCGCATGCTTTAAGTGGTGTTGGCAGGGGAATATCAAATAAATTTGGCGGAGTAACACCTGTTGAGATAATAGCAGGTACCCTTAGATTATTTGGCCAGGGAATAAAGGTTTGTGTTGAAGTAACTATTATGGCTGCTGATGCTGGTTTAATACCCATAAACTCTGAGATAATTGCAATTGGGGGAACTGCACGAGGTGCAGATGCTGCGGTAGTTTTAGAGCCGGCGCATATGAATAATTTCTTTGATCTTAAAATTAAAGAGATAATTGCAATGCCTCGATCTTAG
- the comA gene encoding phosphosulfolactate synthase, which translates to MKAFDFIGSYRIPKPRKIGITMMLDKGLGLNALNDLMEVSGEYIDLAKFGWCTSALHDRDLVKDKIDTYLSYDVTPYPGGTLFEVAYMKNKFSEFLDESDKLGFTAIEISDGSTVISPEERRNIISETKDRGFTVISEVGKKNPKDDCKLDTEDRVKLINSDINAGSDRILIEAREGGKGIGIYDESGNVKEDEVEILAKTDMEKIIWEAPLKNQQTYLILKFGPNVNLGNIAPDEVTALETMRRGLRGDTLGKLDL; encoded by the coding sequence ATGAAAGCATTTGACTTTATTGGGTCATATAGAATTCCTAAACCCCGAAAAATAGGAATAACAATGATGTTAGATAAAGGTCTGGGTTTAAATGCCCTAAACGATCTGATGGAAGTATCTGGTGAATATATAGACCTCGCCAAATTTGGATGGTGCACTTCAGCACTCCATGATAGAGATCTTGTTAAAGACAAAATTGACACATATTTATCCTACGATGTAACTCCTTATCCTGGAGGAACTCTTTTTGAAGTTGCATATATGAAAAATAAATTTTCAGAGTTTTTAGATGAATCTGACAAGTTAGGTTTTACAGCTATTGAGATATCAGATGGATCTACAGTCATATCCCCTGAAGAAAGAAGAAATATAATCTCTGAAACTAAAGATAGAGGATTCACAGTTATTTCAGAGGTTGGAAAAAAGAATCCTAAAGATGATTGTAAACTGGATACTGAAGACCGTGTGAAACTTATAAATTCAGATATAAATGCAGGTTCCGATAGAATACTGATTGAAGCACGTGAAGGCGGAAAGGGTATAGGCATTTATGATGAAAGCGGGAACGTTAAAGAAGATGAAGTTGAAATACTCGCAAAAACAGATATGGAAAAAATAATCTGGGAGGCCCCTTTAAAAAACCAGCAGACTTATCTAATCTTGAAATTTGGACCAAATGTAAATCTGGGTAATATAGCGCCAGATGAGGTAACTGCACTTGAAACCATGCGGCGCGGGCTTAGAGGAGATACTTTAGGTAAATTAGACCTTTAA
- a CDS encoding class I SAM-dependent methyltransferase → MQKLDNLTSHLSSEYDLQIANTIPYYNFFHQEILNLVESMDINPKYWLDTGCGTGNLVEKALQKFQSTVFILADPSADMLNKAKEKLENNKNVEFLEPTPSQDISLSDPVDVITSIQSHHYLSEDERYKAVKSCYNNLNENGVYVTFENISPLTDKGTEIGKEYWRKFQISMGKTVVDADNHIKRFGVEYFPITVEDHLSLLRKSGFSVVEMFWYSYMQAGFYCIK, encoded by the coding sequence ATGCAGAAATTAGATAATTTAACATCACACCTTTCAAGTGAATATGACTTACAAATAGCAAATACAATTCCTTATTATAATTTCTTTCACCAGGAAATTCTTAATTTAGTTGAATCAATGGATATAAACCCTAAATATTGGTTAGATACCGGCTGTGGAACAGGTAATCTGGTAGAAAAAGCACTGCAAAAATTCCAAAGTACGGTTTTTATACTGGCTGATCCTTCTGCAGACATGTTAAACAAAGCAAAAGAAAAATTAGAAAATAATAAAAATGTGGAATTTCTAGAACCTACACCAAGTCAGGATATTTCTCTTTCAGATCCAGTTGATGTAATTACTTCAATTCAATCACACCATTATTTAAGCGAAGATGAAAGATACAAAGCCGTAAAGTCATGCTATAATAATTTAAATGAAAATGGAGTTTATGTGACATTTGAAAATATCAGCCCGCTTACAGACAAAGGAACTGAAATAGGGAAAGAGTACTGGAGAAAATTTCAAATTTCAATGGGTAAAACAGTTGTTGATGCTGATAACCATATTAAACGGTTTGGTGTAGAATATTTCCCTATAACTGTTGAGGATCATCTTTCATTACTTAGAAAAAGCGGATTTAGTGTAGTTGAGATGTTCTGGTATTCTTATATGCAGGCTGGATTTTACTGTATTAAATAG
- a CDS encoding coenzyme F420-0:L-glutamate ligase yields MKTQKYEIIPVKTGYIKPNESYDIIINNAENLLEDGDYLVISETPIAIAQGRMVDEALVKPSYLATFLADIWSKYLWGYILGPLLRIKQRTIKNLRNLPPEARSHKEVVLKYYGLKHALKPASEAGIDLSNAPGTYVSLLPHEPQHVVEDIAQKISKNVAKEVVAIVIDTDATYEFLGMKFTSLPIAAEGIKANFGIMGYMLGRFGRIIGPTPLAISKPQNMEKILEIAKVADDYQNQTEYSMKTVYDMGNTFDKEVDSVTIEMLSSIEHTPAVIIRELK; encoded by the coding sequence ATGAAAACCCAAAAATATGAAATTATTCCAGTTAAAACAGGTTACATCAAGCCAAACGAATCATACGACATAATCATTAATAATGCGGAGAATTTATTAGAAGATGGAGATTATCTTGTAATTTCAGAGACTCCCATAGCCATAGCCCAGGGCAGAATGGTTGATGAAGCATTAGTTAAACCTTCATATCTTGCAACTTTTCTTGCAGATATCTGGTCAAAATACCTGTGGGGTTATATCCTCGGCCCCCTTTTAAGAATTAAACAGAGAACAATTAAAAATCTAAGAAATTTACCCCCTGAAGCACGATCACATAAAGAAGTTGTACTAAAATATTATGGATTAAAACATGCTTTAAAACCTGCTTCTGAAGCTGGAATTGACCTCAGTAATGCACCGGGGACTTATGTCTCTCTGTTACCACACGAGCCGCAGCATGTGGTGGAAGACATTGCACAAAAAATATCTAAAAATGTTGCAAAAGAAGTTGTAGCTATAGTAATTGATACAGATGCAACTTATGAATTTTTAGGTATGAAATTTACATCACTTCCCATAGCTGCAGAAGGAATTAAAGCTAATTTTGGAATAATGGGATATATGCTGGGAAGATTCGGCAGAATCATAGGCCCTACCCCCTTAGCTATCTCCAAACCCCAGAATATGGAAAAAATCCTGGAAATTGCCAAAGTTGCCGATGATTACCAAAACCAAACTGAATACAGTATGAAAACGGTTTACGACATGGGAAATACATTTGACAAAGAAGTTGACAGCGTAACAATTGAAATGTTGAGTTCTATAGAACATACCCCCGCAGTCATCATCAGGGAGCTTAAATAA
- the tfe gene encoding transcription factor E — translation MLNETMVQELIHEVTEDNEHSLTIIKCLLEGKITDEEISEEIEVRLNIVRRILYKLYDAGLASYKRSKDPETQWYTYSWTFEKDSVIETISKNYEEKAEEIEESLAYEEDNMFFVCTNGCRFKFEEAAEYNFICPECDETLEYQDNTSVISGLKEQMN, via the coding sequence ATTCTAAACGAAACTATGGTTCAAGAATTGATCCATGAAGTCACTGAAGATAATGAACATAGTCTCACCATTATCAAATGTCTTTTAGAAGGTAAAATAACTGATGAAGAAATTTCAGAAGAAATCGAAGTAAGACTCAATATAGTGAGAAGAATTCTTTACAAACTCTACGATGCAGGACTTGCAAGCTACAAGCGAAGTAAGGATCCTGAAACTCAGTGGTACACCTACAGCTGGACATTTGAAAAAGACAGTGTTATTGAAACTATTTCTAAGAACTACGAAGAAAAAGCAGAAGAAATCGAAGAATCATTAGCATATGAAGAAGACAATATGTTCTTTGTATGTACCAATGGATGCAGATTTAAATTTGAAGAAGCTGCAGAGTACAACTTCATATGTCCGGAATGTGATGAAACACTAGAGTACCAGGATAACACTTCCGTAATCAGTGGATTAAAAGAACAAATGAACTAA
- a CDS encoding TIGR00295 family protein, translated as MTIKILKDLNCPIHLINHSKAVCMKALKLSSNFDVDIELVETGALLHDIGRSKTNGIDHAIAGAEILKNMGFPDSIANIALRHIGAGIPKEEAIQLGLPPQDYIPLTLEEKIVAHADNLTHWDKEVNLDFVIKKWNERLGEDHPSIKRIIKLHNEIVG; from the coding sequence TTGACTATTAAAATTTTAAAGGATTTAAATTGCCCTATTCATTTAATTAATCATTCCAAGGCTGTTTGCATGAAAGCCTTGAAATTATCTTCTAATTTTGATGTTGATATCGAACTGGTAGAAACAGGCGCTCTACTCCACGATATTGGTAGATCTAAAACAAATGGCATAGATCATGCAATAGCAGGCGCAGAAATACTAAAAAATATGGGATTCCCCGATTCCATTGCAAATATTGCACTGAGGCATATAGGTGCAGGTATTCCAAAAGAAGAAGCAATACAGCTAGGTTTACCTCCACAGGATTATATTCCACTTACACTCGAAGAAAAAATTGTCGCCCATGCAGATAATTTAACCCACTGGGACAAAGAAGTAAATTTAGATTTTGTAATTAAAAAGTGGAATGAAAGGCTTGGAGAAGATCATCCATCAATCAAGAGGATTATCAAGCTCCATAATGAGATTGTAGGTTAA